The following are encoded together in the Candidatus Binataceae bacterium genome:
- a CDS encoding helix-turn-helix domain-containing protein — translation MDAASRVFIRRGVENATMEMIAREAGVAVGTIYIHFASRDEVYLSLRAEFGKRLSEGQRRVKSRGLEPLEEIRALGSVYIEYLHEYGEPVLISEPVRYSDIRKRLRRASELRAFDRGSARSKQLFRVFSGSVERAFTKGLISDPLGPIGVSVAIWSTINGAFMVARDPDHLAHTTGLDAKGFLSKAFDSYLQGLVAAARTRGDDPRPSGER, via the coding sequence ATGGATGCAGCGTCGCGAGTTTTTATCCGCCGCGGAGTGGAAAATGCGACGATGGAAATGATCGCACGCGAGGCTGGTGTCGCGGTCGGAACCATCTACATCCATTTCGCATCGCGCGACGAAGTGTACCTGAGCCTGCGCGCCGAATTCGGCAAGCGACTAAGCGAAGGCCAGCGGCGAGTGAAGTCTCGCGGGCTAGAACCCCTCGAAGAAATTCGTGCCCTTGGATCGGTCTACATCGAATATCTCCATGAATACGGCGAGCCGGTTCTGATCAGCGAACCAGTGCGATATTCCGACATCAGAAAGCGATTGAGGCGTGCTTCAGAACTTAGGGCTTTCGACCGCGGCAGTGCACGTAGCAAGCAACTCTTCCGAGTGTTCAGCGGCAGCGTCGAGCGGGCCTTCACTAAGGGTCTGATAAGTGATCCCTTGGGGCCGATCGGTGTATCGGTTGCGATCTGGTCGACCATCAACGGTGCATTTATGGTCGCTCGCGATCCCGACCATCTCGCACACACGACTGGACTCGATGCCAAGGGATTCTTGAGCAAAGCCTTTGATTCGTATTTGCAAGGCCTGGTCGCTGCGGCGCGAACGAGGGGCGACGATCCAAGACCATCAGGTGAAAGGTAA